In Salinibacterium sp. ZJ70, one DNA window encodes the following:
- a CDS encoding TIGR03943 family protein, protein MAERFTSHYRGVLLTLIAVVAVLWLAATGQLTLYIHPRYVVFTVILTAIAGMAAIGALVLLPGSRDEDEMHEHPEGEAESRTGRAWAVGRSTAVVLGCAGALLVLPPATLTSSTAAHRDLNQLSSSADTVELSAGDGSGYTVREWATLLRQGNDAASLAASRPDLTGFVTADPEDPENVFYIVRFVVTHCTLDAQPVGVPVYLPEWETRFPVDSWVHASGTFVDNPDVESDEPVVLKPSEITAVEQPADPYVY, encoded by the coding sequence TTGGCTGAGCGCTTCACCTCCCACTACCGCGGTGTGCTCCTCACGCTCATCGCGGTGGTGGCCGTGCTGTGGCTCGCCGCCACCGGCCAGCTGACCCTCTACATCCATCCGCGCTATGTCGTCTTCACGGTGATCCTCACCGCGATCGCCGGGATGGCCGCGATCGGAGCTCTCGTGCTCCTGCCCGGCTCACGGGACGAGGACGAGATGCACGAGCACCCGGAGGGTGAGGCGGAGTCGCGCACGGGTCGCGCCTGGGCCGTCGGACGGTCGACAGCTGTCGTGCTCGGATGCGCCGGGGCGCTGCTCGTGCTCCCGCCCGCGACGCTCACCTCGAGCACCGCAGCGCACCGCGACCTCAACCAGCTGAGCAGCTCCGCCGACACCGTCGAGCTCTCCGCCGGAGATGGCTCGGGGTACACCGTGAGGGAATGGGCCACACTGCTGCGGCAGGGGAACGACGCCGCCTCTCTCGCGGCGAGCCGCCCCGACCTCACCGGATTCGTCACCGCAGACCCGGAGGACCCCGAGAACGTCTTCTACATCGTGCGCTTCGTCGTGACCCACTGCACGCTCGACGCGCAGCCGGTCGGGGTGCCGGTGTACCTGCCCGAGTGGGAGACGCGCTTCCCCGTCGACTCCTGGGTGCACGCGAGCGGCACCTTCGTCGACAACCCGGATGTCGAATCCGATGAGCCCGTCG